From Streptomyces sp. GSL17-111, one genomic window encodes:
- a CDS encoding SRPBCC family protein, which yields MAQVEVSREREIAADPNTVFEALADYAGTRERVLTEHFGEYEVREGGTGAGTLVHWRLQATSKRVRDCLLEVDEPSAGRLTERDRNSSMVTTWTVTPGATTGSSRVTVETTWQGAGGIGGFFEKTFAPKGLGRIYDELLARLDGVVRARA from the coding sequence ATGGCCCAGGTCGAGGTCAGCAGGGAGCGCGAGATCGCGGCGGACCCGAACACGGTGTTCGAAGCCCTCGCCGACTACGCCGGCACCCGTGAGCGCGTCCTCACCGAGCACTTCGGCGAGTACGAGGTGCGCGAGGGCGGCACCGGCGCGGGCACGCTCGTGCACTGGAGGCTCCAGGCGACCAGCAAGCGGGTCCGCGACTGCCTGCTGGAGGTCGACGAGCCCTCCGCCGGACGGCTCACCGAGCGTGACCGCAACTCGTCCATGGTCACCACCTGGACCGTCACCCCGGGGGCGACCACGGGCAGCAGCCGCGTCACCGTCGAGACGACCTGGCAGGGAGCCGGCGGCATCGGCGGGTTCTTCGAGAAGACCTTCGCCCCCAAGGGCCTCGGCCGCATCTACGACGAGCTCCTCGCGCGCCTGGACGGCGTCGTCCGCGCCCGGGCCTGA
- a CDS encoding SAM-dependent methyltransferase, translating into MTHDATAAQPGVPRIDSNVPHSARMWNYWLGGKDNYEVDRSAGDEIHRLHPGILEYARADRALLGRAVRHLTGEVGIRQFLDIGTGLPTADNTHEVAQRVAPDSRIVYVDNDPLVLTHARALLTSTPEGVTDYIDADLHDPGAILEQAAKTLDFSRPVAVILLGVAMFVDDTDEAYRIVRHVMDAVPSGSHLLLSHTITAPGFEDVDEAVRFWNSVGTPKLKQRTPEQIAGFFEGLELLEPGVVSCSRWRPEPVVAPAPGGTGEPAQPEQPEEVAFYCGVARKP; encoded by the coding sequence ATGACCCACGACGCGACCGCAGCCCAGCCCGGTGTGCCGCGGATCGACAGCAACGTGCCCCACTCGGCGCGGATGTGGAACTACTGGCTGGGCGGCAAGGACAACTACGAGGTCGACCGGTCCGCCGGGGACGAGATCCACCGCCTGCACCCCGGGATCCTGGAGTACGCCAGGGCCGACCGGGCGCTGCTCGGCCGCGCCGTGCGGCACCTGACCGGTGAGGTGGGCATCCGGCAGTTCCTGGACATCGGCACCGGGCTGCCGACCGCCGACAACACCCACGAGGTCGCCCAGCGCGTCGCGCCGGACTCCCGCATCGTCTACGTCGACAACGACCCGCTCGTCCTCACCCACGCGCGCGCCCTGCTCACCAGCACCCCCGAGGGCGTCACCGACTACATCGACGCCGACCTGCACGACCCCGGCGCCATCCTCGAACAGGCCGCGAAGACCCTCGACTTCTCCCGGCCGGTGGCGGTGATCCTGCTGGGGGTGGCCATGTTCGTCGACGACACCGACGAGGCGTACCGCATCGTGCGCCACGTCATGGACGCCGTGCCCTCCGGCAGCCACCTCCTGCTGTCGCACACGATCACGGCGCCGGGCTTCGAGGACGTCGACGAGGCCGTCAGGTTCTGGAACTCGGTGGGAACCCCGAAGCTCAAGCAGCGCACCCCCGAGCAGATCGCCGGCTTCTTCGAGGGCCTGGAACTGCTGGAGCCGGGCGTCGTCTCCTGTTCCCGCTGGCGGCCGGAGCCCGTCGTGGCCCCGGCGCCCGGCGGCACCGGAGAGCCCGCACAGCCCGAGCAGCCCGAGGAAGTCGCGTTCTACTGCGGGGTCGCGCGCAAGCCGTAG
- a CDS encoding class I SAM-dependent methyltransferase: protein MTTVEDIHGGSGTRWEGYWQQAPAEPGRVFWDAAPEVTVERHRPLFAPHFTGDLPLLDLGCGSGRQTVVLAGHHTPVLGLDISPAAVELARRQPGAAGVDFRAADVTDPDVAARLHAELGDSHVYVRGVLHQCPPPERARFTEAVAVLLGARGRAFVCEPAAAAKEALRGLMGRPGGPPPTLAAVFEHGIAPTEMADEEVPAAFAGAGLAVLASGREPLVTTEPGPDGVAVRLPAQWLVVGRNG from the coding sequence ATGACGACAGTCGAGGACATCCACGGTGGTTCCGGCACGCGGTGGGAGGGATACTGGCAGCAGGCTCCGGCGGAACCGGGGCGCGTCTTCTGGGACGCGGCCCCCGAGGTGACCGTCGAGCGGCACCGCCCGCTGTTCGCACCGCACTTCACCGGCGACCTTCCCCTGCTGGACCTCGGCTGCGGTTCCGGGCGGCAGACGGTGGTCCTGGCCGGGCACCACACGCCGGTCCTGGGCCTCGACATATCCCCGGCCGCCGTGGAGCTCGCCCGGCGGCAGCCCGGCGCCGCCGGGGTGGACTTCCGCGCCGCCGACGTCACCGACCCCGACGTCGCCGCCCGGCTCCACGCCGAGCTGGGGGACAGCCACGTCTACGTGCGCGGCGTCCTGCACCAGTGCCCGCCGCCGGAGCGGGCCCGCTTCACCGAGGCCGTGGCCGTCCTCCTGGGCGCGCGCGGCCGGGCGTTCGTCTGCGAGCCCGCCGCGGCCGCCAAGGAGGCCCTGCGCGGGCTGATGGGCCGCCCCGGCGGGCCGCCCCCCACGCTCGCCGCCGTCTTCGAGCACGGCATAGCGCCCACGGAGATGGCCGACGAGGAGGTCCCCGCCGCCTTCGCCGGTGCCGGGCTCGCGGTGCTGGCCTCCGGTCGGGAACCGCTCGTGACGACCGAACCCGGCCCGGACGGCGTCGCGGTGCGGCTGCCCGCGCAGTGGCTCGTGGTGGGGCGGAACGGCTGA
- a CDS encoding Rv2578c family radical SAM protein — protein sequence MRWDHLGGDGSAALFGTDAVVTRTVDTPEFRGVTFHEVRARSILNRVPGASRMPFDWTVNPYRGCTHACVYCFARTTHSYLDLDTGRDFDSQIVVKTNAPELLRRELASARWRGEHIAMGTNVDCYQRAEGRYRLMPGILTALRDFANPFSILTKGTLILRDLDLLRSAAAVTEVGVAVSVGFTDEELWHTVEPGTPAPERRLDVVRTLSGHGIGVGVLMAPVIPFLGDSPAQLRATVRAVAAAGATSVTPLTLHLRPGAREWFTAWLARHHPQLVRPYENLYAEGPYAPTWYQRRITGQVHELAAEYGIGPSRAGAARRLPPTGEPPPGSAREDGGVQLTLL from the coding sequence ATGCGCTGGGACCACCTGGGCGGGGACGGCTCCGCCGCCCTGTTCGGCACGGACGCCGTCGTCACCCGCACCGTCGACACCCCCGAGTTCCGGGGCGTCACCTTCCACGAGGTCCGCGCCCGGTCGATCCTCAACCGGGTGCCCGGCGCCTCCCGGATGCCGTTCGACTGGACGGTGAACCCCTACCGGGGGTGCACCCACGCCTGCGTCTACTGCTTCGCCCGCACGACGCACAGCTACCTCGACCTGGACACCGGGCGGGACTTCGACTCCCAGATCGTCGTCAAGACGAACGCCCCCGAACTGCTGCGGCGCGAGCTGGCCTCCGCCCGGTGGCGCGGCGAGCACATCGCCATGGGCACCAACGTCGACTGCTACCAGCGGGCGGAGGGCCGCTACCGGCTGATGCCGGGCATCCTCACCGCCCTGCGGGACTTCGCCAACCCGTTCTCCATCCTCACCAAGGGCACCCTCATCCTGCGCGACCTGGACCTGCTGCGTTCGGCGGCGGCCGTGACGGAGGTCGGCGTCGCGGTGTCGGTGGGCTTCACCGACGAGGAGCTGTGGCACACGGTCGAACCGGGCACCCCGGCCCCCGAGCGTCGACTCGACGTCGTCCGCACGCTCAGCGGGCACGGCATCGGGGTGGGGGTGCTGATGGCACCGGTGATCCCGTTCCTGGGCGACTCGCCGGCGCAACTGCGGGCGACCGTGCGGGCCGTCGCCGCCGCCGGGGCCACGTCCGTCACACCGCTCACCCTGCACCTGCGCCCGGGGGCGCGGGAGTGGTTCACGGCCTGGCTCGCCCGCCACCACCCGCAGCTCGTGCGCCCCTACGAGAACCTGTACGCGGAGGGGCCCTACGCGCCCACCTGGTACCAGCGCCGGATCACCGGCCAGGTGCACGAGCTGGCCGCCGAGTACGGCATCGGCCCCTCCCGGGCGGGCGCGGCCCGGCGGCTGCCGCCCACCGGTGAGCCCCCGCCGGGCTCCGCGCGGGAGGACGGGGGCGTCCAGCTGACGTTGCTGTGA
- a CDS encoding ATP-binding SpoIIE family protein phosphatase: MEHEQPSTAAPSGGPAREGPGASTASDPSVNSDGPEAQGRIPLAVVVVDRQGAITHWSTGARRLFGPSREEAVGRPAAELMPVSGAFGDPGWEAGLRGDAVGYATTGRAGGSGAGDPGDVLWWAYPLVGPGPERLLVLATGTEGLTASDEEERRIAPGLALHTDFPGADRLAARLPEILPSMSPQESARVVSQVLELGYPVLEVSRHERVPVTPDWGVARRVARRARLIRAAAEADIDPKAAEAAAAELESDLEHAAVRERLEFLNEVSGRIGTSLDLARTIQEVSAAVVPRFTDVAGTYLREQVVAGEGFPDGVPDTTTLWHRVALEHTDEPGRWEDVVPVGESMPFPAHTPFFQCMTTGEPVLVPRITEEMGHAIASQFEKRDIRPLITHRSMLVVPLKARNVVLGFMILLRHRERPEFNDMDRVTGAELAARAGLVLDNARMYTYQENVADTLQDSMLPRIAARMPGCDTATRYLPGTRLGRVGGDWFDTIQLPGSRTALVVGDVMGHGLNSAAMMGQLRTAVQTMAGLDLEPAQLLRSLDDLAQRLGDSYLATCLYAVYDPIRSRLLIANAGHIPPVLVHAADGRSELLELPTGAPIGVGGVAFETAEVPVAPGDRLVMCTDGLVEVRGQDIGTGLAALCESAAHPAASMDDACDTIIRTLAAAAAAERDGRKDDVALLMARLNGIDGDDTAAHTLAADVRAPGRARAFVRAQLAGWGHEDLGATAELLVSELVTNAVQHAGTAGVEVRLVRGDALLCEVSDEDPALPQLLSARPDAAAGRGLRVVSRLATRWGTSRTGRGKTVWFELALRRR; the protein is encoded by the coding sequence ATGGAGCACGAGCAGCCGAGCACCGCGGCCCCGTCGGGCGGCCCTGCCCGCGAGGGGCCCGGTGCCTCGACGGCGTCGGATCCGTCGGTGAACTCCGACGGGCCCGAAGCCCAGGGGCGCATCCCGCTGGCCGTCGTGGTCGTGGACCGGCAGGGCGCCATCACGCACTGGAGCACCGGCGCGCGCCGGCTCTTCGGCCCGTCCCGGGAGGAGGCGGTGGGCCGTCCGGCGGCCGAACTCATGCCGGTCTCGGGCGCGTTCGGCGATCCGGGCTGGGAGGCCGGGCTGCGCGGCGACGCCGTCGGGTACGCGACGACCGGCCGGGCCGGCGGCTCCGGGGCGGGTGACCCCGGCGACGTCCTGTGGTGGGCCTACCCCCTGGTCGGCCCCGGTCCGGAACGGCTGCTGGTGCTGGCCACCGGTACCGAGGGCCTGACCGCCTCCGACGAGGAGGAGCGGCGCATCGCGCCCGGGCTCGCCCTGCACACCGACTTCCCCGGGGCCGACCGGCTCGCCGCCCGGCTGCCCGAGATCCTGCCGAGCATGAGCCCGCAGGAGAGCGCCCGGGTGGTCTCCCAGGTCCTGGAGCTCGGCTACCCGGTGCTGGAGGTCAGCCGGCACGAGCGTGTGCCCGTCACACCCGACTGGGGCGTGGCACGGCGCGTCGCCCGCCGTGCCCGGCTGATCCGCGCGGCGGCGGAGGCCGACATCGACCCGAAGGCCGCCGAAGCGGCCGCCGCCGAACTGGAGTCGGACCTCGAACACGCCGCCGTCCGCGAGCGCCTGGAGTTCCTCAACGAGGTCAGCGGCCGCATCGGCACCTCGCTGGACCTCGCGCGGACGATCCAGGAGGTGAGCGCGGCCGTCGTCCCGCGCTTCACCGACGTCGCCGGAACCTACCTGCGGGAGCAGGTCGTGGCCGGTGAGGGCTTCCCCGACGGCGTCCCGGACACCACGACGCTGTGGCACCGCGTCGCGCTGGAGCACACCGACGAGCCGGGGCGTTGGGAGGACGTCGTCCCCGTCGGCGAGTCCATGCCCTTCCCCGCGCACACGCCCTTCTTCCAGTGCATGACCACCGGGGAGCCGGTCCTGGTGCCGCGCATCACCGAGGAGATGGGCCACGCCATCGCCTCGCAGTTCGAGAAACGGGACATCCGCCCGCTCATCACCCACCGTTCGATGCTCGTCGTGCCGCTGAAGGCGCGCAACGTCGTGCTCGGCTTCATGATCCTGCTGCGCCACCGGGAGCGCCCGGAGTTCAACGACATGGACCGCGTGACCGGTGCCGAACTCGCCGCCCGCGCCGGTCTGGTGCTGGACAACGCCCGCATGTACACCTACCAGGAGAACGTCGCCGACACCCTCCAGGACAGCATGCTGCCGCGGATCGCCGCCCGCATGCCCGGCTGCGACACGGCCACGCGCTACCTGCCCGGCACCCGCCTCGGCCGGGTCGGCGGCGACTGGTTCGACACGATCCAGCTCCCCGGCTCCCGTACCGCCCTCGTGGTCGGCGACGTCATGGGGCACGGGCTGAACTCGGCCGCGATGATGGGCCAGTTGCGTACCGCCGTACAGACGATGGCGGGCCTGGACCTGGAGCCGGCCCAGCTCCTGCGCAGCCTCGACGACCTGGCCCAGCGGCTCGGCGACAGCTACCTCGCCACCTGCCTGTACGCCGTGTACGACCCGATCCGCTCCCGGCTGCTCATCGCCAACGCCGGGCACATCCCGCCCGTCCTGGTGCACGCGGCCGACGGCCGCAGCGAACTCCTGGAGCTGCCGACCGGCGCGCCCATCGGCGTCGGGGGCGTGGCCTTCGAGACGGCCGAGGTCCCCGTCGCACCCGGCGACCGGCTGGTCATGTGCACCGACGGACTGGTCGAGGTGCGCGGTCAGGACATCGGCACCGGGCTGGCCGCCCTGTGCGAGTCGGCGGCCCACCCGGCCGCGTCCATGGACGACGCCTGCGACACGATCATCCGCACCCTGGCGGCCGCGGCGGCGGCCGAGCGCGACGGGCGCAAGGACGACGTGGCCCTCCTCATGGCGCGGCTCAACGGCATCGACGGCGACGACACGGCGGCCCACACCCTCGCCGCCGACGTCCGCGCGCCCGGCCGGGCCCGCGCCTTCGTCCGCGCTCAGCTCGCCGGGTGGGGGCACGAGGACCTCGGTGCGACCGCCGAACTGCTCGTGAGCGAGCTGGTCACCAACGCGGTGCAGCACGCGGGCACCGCCGGCGTCGAGGTGCGCCTGGTGCGCGGGGACGCCCTGCTGTGCGAGGTCTCCGACGAGGACCCGGCCCTGCCCCAACTCCTCAGCGCACGACCGGACGCCGCCGCCGGACGGGGCCTGCGGGTCGTGAGCCGGCTCGCCACCCGGTGGGGTACGAGCCGCACCGGACGGGGTAAGACGGTGTGGTTCGAGTTGGCGCTGCGGCGCCGCTGA